In the genome of Limisphaerales bacterium, one region contains:
- a CDS encoding type II toxin-antitoxin system VapC family toxin yields the protein MILIDTHIWVWLANQDSRLNLDYRRSLELEIQNAPLMVSDISLWEIQTAVACGGMTLPLTLNEWFQKATNPSVVDLQRITSEVVVEINNLIPFHKDPADRIIAATARVLGVPLATHDSDLIKSGAVPIWQP from the coding sequence ATGATCTTGATCGACACCCACATTTGGGTTTGGCTGGCCAATCAGGATTCACGATTAAACCTTGATTATCGGCGATCATTGGAGTTGGAAATCCAAAACGCCCCATTGATGGTGAGCGATATTTCTCTTTGGGAGATTCAAACCGCAGTGGCCTGCGGTGGTATGACCTTGCCACTAACACTGAATGAATGGTTTCAAAAAGCAACAAACCCATCGGTGGTAGATTTACAACGGATTACCTCGGAAGTGGTGGTGGAAATTAATAACCTGATTCCGTTTCACAAAGACCCCGCCGACCGAATCATCGCCGCCACTGCCCGGGTTTTGGGAGTGCCTCTTGCAACGCACGACAGTGACCTCATCAAGTCCGGTGCCGTGCCGATTTGGCAACCGTAA
- a CDS encoding NADPH-dependent assimilatory sulfite reductase hemoprotein subunit: protein MSESEPKLTKNEIIKAENPSLAGNIGVTLHNPEAEMFDADDQQFLKFHGIYQQDDRDVRKQGKHFMFMIRGVNPGGLMTPDLYLTYDRLADECGNQTLRITSRQSFQFHGVVKGGLGALMKGINDALATTLAACGDVNRNVMAPPTPARNGLATRVLKDCDRVAQALLPQTAAYHQIWVEGVKLKLDDSDYVDPLYGKTYLPRKFKVGFATPPHNDTDVLTNCLGFVAIEEGGELAGYNLTAGGGMGMTHNNTKTYPRVADVIGFFTPEHIEAVAKAVLMIHRDFGDRTDRKHARLKYVLAERGVEWFRNELEQRTGLQLEEPKPFAFDQQGDVFGWHEAADGSWFLGLHVLSGRVQGELKTALRSIVEKHRPEVRLTPSQNLLLCGVAEADKEKIDSILSENGLAVDETSQGTVLERAAMACPALPTCGLALAESERYVPEFLGLVDNLLDDAGLGGEEIIVRMTGCPNGCARPYMAELGVVGKSPGKYAVYLGGNVAGTRLARLYNQSVPATEMADQLRPLLERYARHRHEGERFGDYCAREVWPEIEAEL from the coding sequence ATGTCTGAATCGGAGCCGAAATTGACGAAAAACGAGATTATCAAAGCGGAAAATCCGTCTTTGGCGGGGAATATTGGGGTGACACTGCATAATCCGGAGGCGGAGATGTTTGATGCGGATGATCAGCAGTTTCTTAAGTTTCACGGGATTTATCAGCAGGACGATCGCGATGTGCGCAAGCAGGGGAAGCATTTTATGTTTATGATCCGCGGCGTGAATCCGGGTGGGTTGATGACGCCGGATTTGTATCTGACGTACGACCGGCTCGCGGATGAGTGCGGCAACCAAACGCTGCGCATCACGTCACGGCAGAGTTTTCAATTTCACGGCGTGGTGAAGGGCGGTTTGGGCGCGTTGATGAAGGGCATCAATGACGCGCTGGCGACGACGCTTGCCGCGTGCGGCGATGTAAACCGTAACGTAATGGCGCCGCCCACGCCCGCGCGCAACGGCTTGGCCACGCGGGTGCTGAAGGATTGCGATCGCGTGGCGCAGGCGTTACTGCCGCAAACGGCGGCGTACCATCAAATCTGGGTGGAAGGCGTGAAGCTGAAACTGGACGATTCGGATTACGTGGATCCGTTGTACGGCAAAACTTATTTGCCGCGAAAATTCAAAGTCGGCTTTGCCACGCCGCCGCACAATGACACGGATGTGCTGACCAATTGTTTGGGCTTCGTGGCCATCGAGGAAGGCGGCGAATTGGCCGGATACAATCTCACCGCGGGCGGCGGGATGGGGATGACGCACAACAACACGAAAACGTATCCGCGCGTGGCGGATGTGATTGGATTTTTTACGCCAGAACACATTGAGGCTGTGGCGAAGGCGGTGCTGATGATCCATCGCGACTTTGGCGACCGCACGGATCGAAAACACGCGCGATTGAAATACGTGTTGGCCGAGCGCGGTGTGGAATGGTTTCGCAATGAATTGGAGCAGCGCACGGGTCTGCAGTTGGAAGAGCCCAAGCCGTTTGCGTTCGATCAGCAAGGCGATGTGTTTGGCTGGCACGAGGCGGCGGATGGTTCGTGGTTTCTCGGACTGCACGTGTTGTCGGGGCGCGTTCAAGGCGAACTGAAAACGGCACTGCGCAGCATCGTGGAGAAACATCGCCCCGAAGTGCGACTGACGCCTTCTCAAAATCTTTTGCTGTGTGGCGTGGCCGAAGCGGACAAAGAAAAAATTGATTCCATTCTATCTGAAAACGGTTTGGCGGTGGACGAAACAAGTCAGGGCACGGTGCTGGAACGCGCGGCGATGGCCTGCCCGGCACTGCCCACGTGCGGCTTGGCGTTGGCGGAGAGCGAGCGTTATGTGCCGGAATTTCTCGGATTGGTGGATAATTTATTGGATGACGCCGGTTTGGGCGGCGAAGAAATCATCGTGCGGATGACCGGCTGCCCCAACGGCTGCGCGCGGCCGTATATGGCGGAGTTGGGCGTCGTGGGCAAGTCGCCGGGCAAATACGCGGTGTATCTCGGCGGCAATGTCGCCGGCACGCGCTTGGCGCGCTTGTACAACCAATCCGTGCCGGCCACGGAAATGGCTGATCAACTCCGCCCCTTGCTTGAACGCTACGCCCGCCACCGGCACGAAGGCGAACGCTTCGGCGATTATTGCGCGCGCGAAGTGTGGCCGGAAATCGAAGCTGAATTATGA
- a CDS encoding sulfate adenylyltransferase: MSQHPVELLRFNTCGSVDDGKSTLIGRLLYDSKSIMEDQMEALERSADITGGGQVNLANLTDGLRAEREQGITIDVAYRFFATPKRKFIVADTPGHVQYTRNMVTGASTANLSIVLVDARHGVIEQTRRHSYISALLGIPHIVFAVNKMDLVDWSEERFREIRDDIEDFLPKLDTFKDVKFLPLSALDGGNVVDPSEHTPWYEGPTLMGHLESVHIASDWNLNAFRFPVQWVNRPNNPTDKTLHDFRGFSGQIAGGIVKAGQEVLALPSGRKSAVKEIWTLDGKLEEAFSPQSVTLVLEDDLDISRGDMIVGMDSLPGHSADISARVCWMEQRPLQPGQKYFLKHGTQTVQAKVISLDSRINIQTYEPEPHPAELTMNDIGEVRLRTAKPLVFDGYTTNRLTGSIVLVEPSTNATAAAGMLRGPEKVYQPEYDDFMI, from the coding sequence GTGTCCCAACATCCCGTCGAGCTGCTGCGTTTTAATACGTGCGGGTCAGTTGATGACGGCAAGAGCACGTTGATCGGGCGGCTGCTTTATGATTCGAAATCGATCATGGAGGATCAGATGGAAGCGCTGGAGCGGTCGGCGGATATCACCGGCGGCGGCCAAGTGAATCTCGCTAACCTCACCGATGGCCTGCGTGCAGAGCGCGAGCAGGGAATTACCATCGACGTGGCATACCGCTTTTTCGCCACACCGAAGCGCAAGTTCATCGTCGCCGACACGCCGGGCCACGTGCAGTACACGCGCAATATGGTGACGGGCGCGAGCACGGCGAATTTATCAATCGTGCTGGTGGATGCGCGCCACGGGGTGATCGAGCAGACGCGTCGGCACAGTTATATCTCTGCGCTGCTCGGCATTCCGCACATTGTGTTTGCGGTAAACAAAATGGATCTTGTGGACTGGAGCGAGGAACGCTTCCGCGAAATTCGCGATGACATTGAAGATTTTCTGCCCAAGCTCGATACATTTAAGGATGTGAAATTCCTTCCGCTGAGTGCGCTGGACGGAGGCAATGTGGTCGATCCCTCCGAACACACTCCTTGGTACGAAGGGCCTACGCTAATGGGGCATCTTGAATCCGTGCACATCGCCAGCGATTGGAATTTGAACGCGTTTCGGTTTCCCGTGCAATGGGTGAATCGGCCGAACAATCCCACCGATAAAACGCTGCACGATTTCCGCGGGTTCTCCGGTCAAATAGCCGGCGGGATTGTCAAAGCAGGGCAGGAGGTGTTGGCGCTGCCCAGTGGCCGGAAAAGCGCGGTGAAAGAAATTTGGACGTTGGATGGCAAGCTTGAGGAAGCGTTTTCGCCGCAATCGGTGACGCTGGTTTTGGAGGATGACCTCGACATCAGCCGCGGCGATATGATCGTGGGTATGGATTCATTGCCCGGCCACAGCGCGGATATTTCCGCGCGCGTGTGCTGGATGGAGCAACGCCCGCTGCAGCCCGGCCAAAAATATTTTCTCAAACACGGAACACAAACTGTGCAGGCAAAAGTCATCAGTCTCGACAGTCGAATCAATATCCAAACCTACGAGCCCGAGCCGCATCCGGCCGAGCTGACCATGAATGACATTGGCGAAGTCCGGCTGCGCACCGCCAAGCCGTTGGTGTTTGATGGCTACACCACCAATCGCCTCACCGGCTCAATCGTTTTAGTGGAGCCCAGCACCAACGCCACCGCCGCCGCCGGAATGCTACGCGGCCCCGAAAAAGTTTATCAGCCGGAGTATGACGACTTTATGATTTAG
- the glpK gene encoding glycerol kinase GlpK — protein MKYILSLDQGTTSSRAIIFNHAGRVKAMAQKEFPQIFPKPGWVEHDAEAIWKTQLATAKAALKKAKLTAANVAAIGITNQRETTLLWDRQTGQPIANAIVWQDRRTAKNCDRLKAAGHAPAIHRKTGLVIDAYFSATKIAWLLKNVNGARALARQGRLAFGTMDSWLIWKLTGGTTHVTDASNASRTMLYNLRTGDWDKELLKIFNVPRSVLPEVRGSSEVVGETKLFGKTLPIAGIAGDQQAALFGQCCTRPGMVKNTYGTGCFMLMHTGTKPMSSKNNLLTTVAWRIDGRTEFALEGSIFIAGAVTQWLRDGLNFFKNAADIEKLAASVKDNGGVYLVPAFAGLGAPHWDQHARGTICGLTRGATQAHIARAALEGIAHQVRDVLTAMEADAGVRLKELRVDGGASANNLLMQFQSDLLNVPVVRPRVTETTALGAAYLAGLAVGYWDSKNDIAKQWQQARRFAPKMKPAARRQLITGWTKALARAKDWEN, from the coding sequence ATGAAATATATCCTGTCACTCGATCAGGGCACCACCAGTTCGCGCGCGATTATTTTCAACCACGCGGGGCGCGTGAAAGCGATGGCGCAGAAAGAGTTTCCGCAAATTTTCCCCAAACCCGGCTGGGTAGAGCACGATGCGGAAGCCATTTGGAAAACCCAACTCGCCACCGCCAAGGCGGCGCTCAAAAAAGCCAAGCTCACTGCCGCCAATGTCGCCGCCATCGGCATCACCAACCAACGCGAGACCACCCTGCTGTGGGATCGCCAAACCGGCCAGCCCATCGCCAACGCCATCGTCTGGCAGGACCGACGCACCGCCAAAAACTGTGACCGACTCAAAGCCGCCGGCCACGCCCCTGCCATCCACCGCAAAACCGGGCTCGTCATTGATGCTTATTTTTCCGCCACCAAAATTGCGTGGCTGCTCAAGAATGTAAATGGCGCGCGCGCCCTTGCCCGCCAAGGCCGGCTCGCCTTTGGCACGATGGATTCGTGGCTCATTTGGAAACTCACCGGCGGCACCACGCACGTCACCGACGCGAGCAACGCCTCGCGCACCATGCTTTACAACCTTCGTACCGGCGATTGGGACAAAGAGCTTTTGAAAATTTTCAATGTGCCCCGCAGCGTGTTACCCGAAGTTCGAGGCTCCAGCGAAGTGGTCGGAGAAACAAAACTCTTCGGCAAAACCCTTCCCATCGCGGGCATCGCGGGCGATCAACAAGCCGCCCTTTTCGGTCAATGTTGTACACGGCCCGGTATGGTGAAAAACACCTACGGCACGGGTTGCTTTATGCTGATGCACACCGGCACAAAACCGATGTCGTCAAAAAATAATTTACTCACCACCGTGGCGTGGCGCATCGACGGGCGCACAGAGTTTGCGCTCGAAGGCAGCATCTTCATCGCCGGCGCGGTAACGCAATGGCTGCGTGATGGACTGAATTTTTTCAAGAACGCCGCCGACATCGAAAAACTAGCCGCCAGCGTGAAGGACAACGGCGGCGTGTACCTCGTCCCCGCCTTTGCCGGACTCGGCGCGCCGCATTGGGATCAACACGCGCGCGGCACCATCTGCGGACTCACCCGCGGCGCCACCCAAGCCCACATCGCCCGCGCCGCGCTTGAAGGCATCGCCCATCAAGTCCGCGATGTGCTTACCGCAATGGAAGCCGACGCGGGTGTGCGGCTAAAAGAATTGCGCGTGGACGGCGGCGCCAGCGCAAATAATTTGCTGATGCAATTCCAAAGCGATTTGTTAAACGTCCCCGTCGTGCGCCCACGCGTCACCGAAACCACCGCGCTCGGCGCAGCGTACTTGGCCGGTTTGGCAGTCGGTTATTGGGACTCTAAAAACGACATCGCCAAACAATGGCAACAAGCCCGCCGCTTCGCGCCCAAAATGAAACCCGCCGCCCGCCGCCAACTCATCACCGGCTGGACCAAAGCCCTCGCGCGCGCGAAGGATTGGGAAAATTGA
- a CDS encoding sulfate adenylyltransferase subunit 2: MSSYHLDHLEYLETEAIHVLREVASEFERPAVLFSGGKDSICILRLAEKAFRPSEIPMPFLNVETGHEFPELIEFRDRRAEELGAKLIVRTVDEAIENGSATQTPGQTSRNKLQIPVLLGAIDEFQFDCCIGGARRDEEKARAKERFFSFRDSFGQWDPKNQRPEIWNLYNGRINPGENMRVFPLSNWTETDVWEYIQKENLEVPNIYFSHERECFFRSGQWLPIPPAHEENGKPDPYEGARPKEQEEHRTMTCRVRTIADMISTGMIESPAECIDDIIAEVAAARVTERGTRADDKASEAAMEDRKKAGYF; this comes from the coding sequence ATGAGTTCGTATCATCTCGACCATCTTGAGTATTTGGAGACGGAGGCAATTCATGTGCTGCGGGAAGTGGCGTCGGAATTCGAACGGCCGGCGGTTTTGTTTTCGGGCGGCAAAGATTCCATCTGCATTTTGCGGTTGGCGGAAAAGGCATTTCGGCCTTCGGAGATTCCGATGCCGTTTTTGAATGTGGAAACGGGGCACGAGTTTCCTGAGTTGATTGAGTTTCGCGATCGGCGTGCAGAGGAACTTGGCGCGAAACTGATTGTGCGCACGGTGGATGAAGCGATTGAAAACGGGTCCGCCACTCAAACTCCGGGACAGACCAGTCGCAATAAATTACAAATCCCCGTGCTGCTCGGTGCGATTGACGAATTTCAATTCGACTGCTGCATCGGCGGCGCACGGCGCGATGAGGAAAAGGCGCGCGCGAAGGAGCGGTTCTTTAGTTTCCGGGATTCGTTCGGCCAATGGGATCCCAAAAACCAGCGGCCGGAAATTTGGAATCTGTACAACGGTCGCATCAATCCCGGTGAAAATATGCGCGTGTTTCCGCTGTCCAACTGGACCGAAACTGATGTGTGGGAGTACATCCAAAAAGAAAACCTGGAAGTGCCAAACATCTATTTCAGTCACGAGCGCGAGTGTTTTTTCCGCAGTGGCCAATGGCTGCCCATTCCACCGGCGCACGAAGAAAACGGCAAGCCCGATCCGTACGAAGGTGCGCGCCCGAAGGAGCAAGAGGAACATCGCACGATGACGTGTCGCGTGCGAACGATCGCCGATATGATTTCCACGGGCATGATCGAGAGTCCCGCGGAGTGCATCGATGACATCATCGCCGAAGTCGCTGCCGCCCGAGTGACCGAGCGCGGCACACGCGCCGATGACAAAGCAAGCGAGGCTGCGATGGAAGACCGGAAGAAAGCGGGGTATTTTTAA
- a CDS encoding aquaporin family protein, with protein MNEFTAELVGTFLLILLGGGVCANVSLKKTCGHDSGWIVITAGWGLAVTMAIYAVVNFSGAHINPAVTLGLASIGGLPWSDVPKYVAAQFLGAILGATTVWLAYLPHWEVTEDPATKLGVFSNAPAIHKPFANLLCEIIGTFVLVFGVLAIFSPDALTPVQENLGGTDESKRLQEEWAFGLKPLLVGLLVFSIGLSLGGPTGYAINPARDLGPRIAHALLPIHGKGKSNWGYAWIPVIGPCIGGVLGALVYKMLWM; from the coding sequence GTGAATGAATTTACTGCGGAACTGGTAGGCACCTTCCTCCTCATTCTATTGGGCGGAGGCGTGTGCGCTAATGTCAGCCTAAAAAAAACCTGCGGGCACGACTCGGGCTGGATTGTCATCACCGCCGGCTGGGGCCTTGCCGTGACTATGGCCATTTACGCGGTGGTAAATTTCAGTGGCGCACACATCAACCCCGCCGTCACACTTGGCCTCGCGAGCATCGGCGGATTGCCTTGGAGCGATGTGCCCAAATATGTCGCAGCCCAATTCCTCGGCGCCATCCTCGGCGCAACCACCGTATGGCTGGCCTATCTGCCTCATTGGGAAGTTACCGAGGATCCCGCCACCAAGCTTGGCGTATTCTCGAATGCACCTGCTATTCACAAACCGTTTGCCAACCTGCTCTGCGAGATAATTGGAACCTTCGTCCTGGTTTTCGGCGTCCTCGCAATCTTTTCACCAGACGCCCTCACGCCAGTACAGGAAAATTTGGGAGGTACTGATGAGTCGAAAAGATTGCAAGAAGAATGGGCCTTCGGCCTTAAACCCTTGCTTGTCGGCCTGCTCGTTTTTTCAATCGGCCTTTCGCTTGGCGGGCCAACCGGCTACGCGATCAACCCCGCCCGCGATCTTGGCCCACGCATCGCCCACGCGCTGCTGCCCATCCACGGCAAGGGCAAATCCAATTGGGGCTACGCGTGGATTCCCGTCATCGGCCCGTGCATCGGTGGCGTCCTTGGCGCGCTCGTTTACAAGATGCTCTGGATGTGA
- a CDS encoding peroxiredoxin, with translation MSDELGCELCGDLPTLSVGEEVPNFKMETYEPATGQFGEVNLADLKAAGKWTILVFYPADFTFVCPTELADLAAQDAKLTGLGAKVIGVSTDTKFAHLAWCREEKLMADVKYTLAADTTGVVSSLFGVYDDATGLALRGTFIISPEGKLVSATVNFYNVGRNMEELTRVMEANAHCAANPAEACPAKWTPGDKTLTPNEGMVGNVYEALNG, from the coding sequence ATGTCAGATGAACTGGGTTGTGAATTGTGCGGCGACCTCCCAACGCTTAGCGTGGGCGAAGAGGTGCCGAATTTTAAAATGGAAACCTACGAGCCGGCCACCGGCCAATTCGGCGAGGTGAATCTTGCCGACCTCAAAGCAGCCGGCAAGTGGACGATCCTCGTTTTTTATCCGGCGGACTTTACCTTCGTGTGCCCCACCGAACTGGCCGACCTCGCCGCGCAGGATGCCAAGCTCACCGGACTGGGCGCGAAAGTGATCGGGGTTTCCACCGACACAAAATTTGCCCACCTCGCCTGGTGCCGTGAAGAGAAGTTGATGGCCGACGTGAAATACACGCTCGCCGCCGACACCACCGGCGTGGTCTCCAGCCTCTTCGGCGTGTACGACGACGCCACTGGCCTCGCGCTGCGCGGCACTTTCATCATCAGCCCCGAAGGCAAGCTCGTGAGCGCCACGGTCAACTTCTACAACGTCGGCCGCAACATGGAAGAGCTGACCCGCGTGATGGAAGCCAACGCCCACTGCGCCGCCAACCCCGCCGAAGCCTGCCCCGCCAAATGGACCCCCGGCGACAAAACGCTGACGCCAAATGAAGGAATGGTCGGCAACGTCTACGAAGCCCTAAACGGCTAA
- a CDS encoding DUF1549 domain-containing protein: MRLSPLWLLVICGIRLSAADGHWAFQPPTAPPLPVVNHSDWVKLPLDRFVLGRLESQQMTPAPRASKTSLIRRATFDLTGLPPTPEEIAAFLADDSPEAFAKVVDRLLASPRYGERWGRHWLDVVRYADTAGENSDMPVDDAWRYRNYVVHAFNTDKPFDRFIREQLAGDIIAKTAATVSTERYSELITATGYLAISRRHGHDAKKDHYLTIEDTIDTLGKSFLGLTIACARCHDHKFDPISAADYYGLYGIFASTRYAYPGSEGNRPITDLVPLNPTGDLAERIAKWKTRKTELESQVAAIKKEITTQSAAFIKLASQPRTELAKGIVPIKTEQTFAAALEVKAGDLLQLTIGPRANHGADTAMIEWELESTDGNEGKLKWDLTADTLDNLLAANPHPDRHGNAFAWSFLDARKPGVLLTAPEAAVDKHKPLQAWKAAVGGLPHVMVNSGNAAVQAWTALPPRTFYVHPAADGPVAVAWTSPVTGKISLKGKVKDGHAFGDGVDWKLEHLKGDFRKVFPQPGVLTKQLAAAEAALKTHGATEMNRPHAYAVSEEMPANVKHVALHKRGDPKQPGAVVPRKNLDLLGGQPVTRGSGRLELAQWIATEKNPLTARVIANRVWLNHFGRGLVSTPNDFGTQGQPPTHPALLDWLATELIRHKWSLKALHRTIMLSATYQTAAVEGPAQKLYGAFTPRRLSAEELRDTLLTLSGTLNLTIPEGHPFPKGRGFSQHNPFRANYDHAHRSVYLMVQRIQRRPLMAIFDGADPNASTGQRRLSNVPTQALYFLNNEFLHTHAAGFARQLAATPDPDARIRRAHTLALGRPATHAELTEARDFITAYTAAADAPKAWAAWCRVLLGSNEFLFVE; the protein is encoded by the coding sequence ATGCGTTTGAGTCCGCTTTGGCTGTTGGTGATTTGCGGGATACGTCTGTCGGCGGCCGACGGTCACTGGGCCTTTCAGCCTCCGACCGCCCCGCCCTTGCCGGTCGTCAACCATTCCGACTGGGTCAAACTTCCGCTGGATCGCTTTGTCTTGGGCCGACTGGAATCCCAACAGATGACCCCGGCGCCGCGCGCCTCTAAGACCAGCCTGATTCGGCGCGCCACGTTTGACCTGACCGGCTTGCCGCCGACGCCGGAGGAGATTGCCGCGTTCTTGGCGGATGATTCGCCTGAGGCATTCGCCAAAGTGGTGGATCGGTTGCTGGCTTCGCCGCGGTACGGGGAGCGGTGGGGACGGCATTGGTTGGATGTGGTCCGGTACGCGGACACGGCCGGGGAGAATTCCGATATGCCGGTGGACGACGCGTGGCGCTATCGCAATTACGTCGTCCACGCCTTCAATACGGACAAACCGTTTGACCGCTTCATTCGCGAGCAGTTGGCCGGCGATATCATAGCCAAGACGGCGGCGACCGTATCGACCGAACGCTACAGCGAACTGATCACCGCCACGGGGTATCTGGCCATCTCGCGGCGGCACGGGCATGATGCGAAGAAGGATCATTACCTGACCATCGAGGACACCATCGACACGCTCGGCAAATCCTTCCTCGGTCTCACCATCGCCTGCGCGCGCTGTCACGATCACAAGTTCGATCCCATTTCGGCGGCGGATTACTACGGGCTGTACGGCATCTTCGCCAGCACGCGCTACGCCTATCCCGGCTCGGAAGGCAACCGGCCGATTACCGATCTGGTTCCACTGAATCCTACCGGCGATCTGGCCGAACGCATCGCCAAGTGGAAAACGCGCAAGACGGAGCTGGAAAGCCAGGTGGCGGCGATCAAAAAAGAAATCACCACACAATCCGCGGCGTTCATCAAGCTCGCCTCGCAACCGCGCACCGAACTGGCCAAGGGCATCGTGCCGATCAAAACGGAGCAAACCTTTGCGGCCGCGTTGGAGGTCAAAGCCGGTGACCTGTTGCAACTCACCATCGGCCCGCGCGCCAATCACGGCGCGGACACGGCCATGATCGAGTGGGAACTGGAATCCACCGACGGCAACGAGGGCAAACTGAAATGGGATCTCACCGCCGACACGCTGGACAACCTGCTCGCCGCCAATCCGCATCCCGACCGGCACGGCAACGCCTTTGCGTGGAGCTTTCTCGATGCCCGCAAGCCGGGCGTGTTGCTCACCGCACCGGAGGCCGCAGTCGATAAACACAAACCGTTACAGGCGTGGAAAGCCGCCGTTGGCGGGCTGCCGCATGTGATGGTGAATTCCGGAAACGCAGCCGTGCAGGCGTGGACCGCCCTGCCGCCGCGCACGTTTTATGTGCACCCCGCAGCGGACGGGCCCGTGGCGGTCGCGTGGACCAGCCCGGTTACCGGCAAAATTTCGCTGAAGGGCAAGGTCAAGGATGGGCACGCCTTTGGCGACGGCGTGGACTGGAAACTCGAACATCTCAAAGGCGATTTCCGCAAAGTGTTTCCCCAACCGGGAGTCCTGACGAAACAACTTGCCGCCGCCGAGGCCGCGCTGAAAACGCATGGGGCCACGGAAATGAACAGGCCGCACGCCTACGCGGTGAGCGAGGAGATGCCCGCCAACGTGAAGCACGTGGCCCTGCACAAGCGCGGCGATCCCAAGCAACCCGGCGCCGTGGTGCCGCGCAAAAATCTCGACCTGCTCGGCGGCCAACCCGTGACGCGCGGCAGCGGCCGTTTGGAGCTGGCCCAGTGGATTGCCACAGAAAAAAACCCGCTCACAGCGCGCGTGATTGCCAATCGCGTGTGGCTGAATCATTTCGGGCGCGGATTGGTGTCCACGCCCAATGACTTTGGCACACAGGGCCAGCCGCCCACGCATCCGGCGTTGCTCGATTGGCTGGCCACCGAGCTGATCCGCCACAAGTGGTCGCTCAAGGCGCTGCACCGCACCATCATGCTCTCGGCCACCTACCAAACCGCCGCCGTCGAGGGGCCCGCACAAAAGCTCTACGGCGCCTTCACCCCGCGCCGGCTCAGCGCCGAAGAACTGCGCGACACGCTGCTCACCCTCAGCGGCACGCTAAACCTCACCATACCCGAGGGGCATCCCTTCCCGAAGGGGCGCGGTTTCAGCCAGCACAATCCGTTTCGCGCGAATTACGACCACGCCCACCGCAGTGTGTACCTCATGGTACAGCGCATCCAGCGGCGTCCGTTGATGGCCATCTTTGACGGCGCCGATCCCAACGCCAGCACCGGCCAGCGTCGCCTCAGCAATGTGCCCACGCAGGCGCTCTATTTCTTGAACAACGAATTCCTGCACACCCACGCCGCCGGCTTTGCCCGGCAACTGGCCGCCACGCCTGATCCCGATGCTCGCATCCGCCGCGCCCACACCCTCGCCCTCGGCCGCCCCGCCACCCATGCCGAACTGACCGAAGCCCGCGACTTCATCACCGCCTACACCGCCGCCGCCGATGCCCCCAAAGCCTGGGCCGCCTGGTGCCGCGTGCTGCTCGGGAGCAATGAGTTTTTGTTTGTGGAGTAA
- a CDS encoding phosphoadenosine phosphosulfate reductase family protein, giving the protein MTSESIDQSNKQLRDKSARDVVEWAIAQADGRAIVSTNFRPYEAVILHLVTQAQPDIRVLWVDHGYNREATYKHAEELKARLNLNIQAFVPKLTAAHYDAAHGGMPEPTEENEEAIKAFSTVMKLEPFQRGMKELAPTVWFTALRKVQNPNRAELDVVSADNNFGSLKVSPVFNWSDEEMEAYLEQYDLPNEWDYFDPAKADEKRECGLHAAWGGEAVADK; this is encoded by the coding sequence ATGACATCAGAATCCATTGATCAATCCAACAAACAACTGCGTGATAAATCTGCGCGGGACGTAGTCGAGTGGGCCATCGCGCAGGCGGATGGGCGCGCAATTGTGTCGACAAATTTTCGTCCGTACGAGGCGGTGATTTTGCATTTGGTGACGCAAGCGCAGCCGGACATTCGCGTGCTGTGGGTGGACCACGGATATAACCGCGAAGCAACTTACAAACACGCGGAGGAATTGAAGGCGCGACTGAATTTGAACATTCAAGCCTTCGTGCCCAAACTCACCGCGGCACATTACGATGCCGCGCACGGCGGAATGCCGGAGCCAACGGAAGAGAACGAGGAAGCCATCAAAGCCTTCAGTACGGTAATGAAGCTGGAGCCGTTCCAGCGCGGGATGAAGGAATTGGCGCCGACGGTATGGTTCACCGCGCTGCGCAAAGTGCAGAATCCAAACCGCGCAGAACTGGATGTGGTGAGCGCCGACAACAATTTTGGTTCATTAAAAGTAAGCCCCGTTTTCAATTGGAGCGATGAGGAGATGGAAGCTTATTTGGAGCAGTACGACCTCCCGAATGAATGGGATTATTTCGATCCCGCAAAGGCCGATGAAAAACGCGAATGCGGGTTGCACGCGGCGTGGGGCGGGGAGGCGGTAGCGGACAAATGA